GCCCTAATTCAGCCAATGACGGCAAAGTCTATGCCGCAGGCATTCAAGCCCAGGATGCCGATTTATTTGTTGTTGGCGGCACACGGGTTGATAAAATGTTGGACCTTACTTCTCTGCAAGCTGCTGCTGGTATAACCAGCGCCGGAGCTGTAAGTAACGTGAATACACCCGCGATTGATACAACTTTGACCGGCGATAATAATCAAACAAAAGAGGATTTATTTGTTTCTTATAAGAAACAGGCATCTTTTTCCAAAGAGGTTAATTCCGTTACCCGCTGGTATTCAGCAAACGGCAACGTTATTCTTGAAATAGATAAATCCCAAATCGCGGCTAATGGCGTAGTAACTAAAGTATATGACCAGGCCGGTAAAGTTACCGCTTTATACAAGGAAGATATACTTCAAAATGCTTACATATATAACACTGATGAAACAGTTCAAGTCATGAAATCCTTGGATAATTATAAAAACACTATTACAACTTTTTATGTCGGAGAAGGTACGGCAGGCCGGGATCAGACTGAAATAACCGTTGCAAAAGATCAGGTAGAAAATACGGCCCTTGCTCAAAAGTTTTGGAATGCCATTGCTAACGGAAACAGCATAGCGGATATCTCTTCCGGAAAAAGCCAATTTTCATCCGAACTGGCAAGCCTTGTAAAAACTATAGCCAGTATCAAAGTGAGCCCGAACTTGATTAATACCGGGGATGACCAGCAGTTATGCGCCCTTTTTGGATGGGATGTTTCAGGTACCGGTACTGCAGGATTTCTTAAAGACATCAGAAAAAAGATACAGGAGGCGGGAATACAAGGTTCTTTAATTATAAACTACAGCGTTAATCCAGGCGGCGCTATGGAACATACCTACGCCGCAAGTATAGACATAGTCTCAGGAAAGGGGCTTATCGGTACTGTAGACCTTACTACTGTGGCTTCCCATGATAAGGTTGTAGCAAAAGAATATAACAATGGGACATTCAGCGAGGCTCTTGATACACAAAAGAATATAGCTGTAAATTCATATAATATGCTTCAAGGTGCTATAGCTGATTTTTTAAATATCATGAAGTAAGATGTACAATCCAAAATTAAAGTTCACAAATATTTCACAACTTTTTCATTGATTTTTTACAAGTTTATGCTATAATGTAAGAGAAGCAAGGGAAATTCAATGAAATACTTTACAACAAAAAAACTATTTTCCATCTATTTGCCCTTGTTGTTGCTGCTCAACGCAGCGGCTCCTAAGCTAAACGCTCAGGCACTTTTTAGCGGTATGGACAGATGCCAGAAGTCACTGGTCTATTCCTATGTCTTTATACCGATTATGGAGATTAGTGTTTTGATAGCGCATTATATAATCCCTGTTCCAGATATTACAACCGCAAAAGATTCCCAAAAAAATAACGAGAGCCGCAATAAATCAGCTTCGACTGAATACCTGCTCAACCTGCCCAACAGAGTACCTATAGTATTGCGCACAATAAAAGACATAGAATTAAAATATTACTTAGATACGGTATTTAGCGACTATGACTTGCTTAAAGGTTTACTTTTTGCCCCTTCTACAGATTTTACGTTAACTATCCTTCCTTTAACTTCACTTATCTTTTTATTTAAACCTCTTATGCCGAGAAGCGACATACCTCTCCTCCTTGTCTCTGCCCTATAAGGGCCAGCGGACGGTTTTTTAGACAGCCGCAAAATGTCTATAACCAAATTTAAGGAGGAACAACAATGAAGACAATAATTAGTAAAATTTTGTGCGTTGCAATCTGCCTGATGACGTTTTCACAGGTTTCATTTACTTCCTACACAATCCAGGTAGGGGACATCACCAGAACGGTATCAGACAACGGTATTATGGTTCAGGATTTTGATGCTAAGAAAAATACAGTTACAAAATATGACGGCGTAGGCCGTTTATTTCAAATGTATGACGCTAACGGCATAATGGTGCGGCAGGACAATTACGACACCACTGGCACCAGGGTCAGCGTAATGCAGTATAACCCTACGGCAGATAAAGATAAAGCATACAGCCTGACAGTGTTTTGCGGGCCTGGCGGCCGTGACTCTATTACGGTAAGCGGTTTTTCAGCCGCAGATTTGTCTAATAATGCGGCTGTTGAAGCGAAAGTGCAGGCGGCTTACAGCGCTTTCCTTTCCGGCGGCCTGGATGCTTTAAACGCGTTGAGTGCAAGCAATGATATGGTCAAAAAAATATCCGGCCTTTCAATAAGTGTGAGCACCATGAACGGCATGAATGATGCTTCACTTGCTAAGATGCTGGGACTTAACTCCACAGCTGCAAATACTGCTGATATGAATAATCTAAGACGTGCTATGTCAGAAGCCGGTAATAATGGAAGTTTTACTCTGGGTTTTACAAGCTCAGGTGGCAAACTGGCAATCAGCACAGTTAATGTTACAGATGTAACAGGATTACCTCTATATACAAAGGATTATACCGCGCAGACAGTAGCCGATTATAATGCTACACATACTGATCAAATCAACGCACAATTGTCTGCACCGGCATCGTCCGTTATGAATGCTTCAGCTGCATTGTCTATCATAAACAATATGACTGCTGCACAGAAGCTTCTTTTTATGAATTATATTCAGGCTCTTGCATCTAACAGTGACAGTGTTACTACCAATGATACAACCTTCGCGAATATGACTAAAGAACAGCTTACAGGTGCTTTAACCGCGGCAGGTGTAACTATGCAGGACGCCGATAAAGACAAATTAATAGGTGCTATGAAAGTCGTTGGTGCGCAGGGCTGGGGCAATGCACTGGCTTACAAGGGCGGCGTAGATCTTTTCTTTGCTGGTTTTAAAGCCCTGGGAAGCTTAGCTCAAAGAGTCACAGATGCTGTCGCTAAAATACAAACAATGTCAACCGTAGCAGTGCAGGGAAATCAGATACAGCTTGATTTCTCCCAAGATGCCAGTGTTACCGGTCAGGTCGGAGGCAATAATGCTACTCAGAACGTAGTGACTATAATGCTGAGAACAACCGGTTCGACTACCGGCGGCGTTAATTTGGAAACATATAATGGTTCAACCATTATGGCTGGAGCCGCTGCCTGGAATGGTTTATCTCCCGATCTACAGACTATATTGAAGACCTGGATGACTAACAATAGAAAGACTATTGCAACCATTACCGCAGCTAATATTACTGCTGCTCTTGGTTCAGCTAATATCTCTTCCAGTCTGGCTGAATCATTAGCCAATGGACTGAATGGATTGGCGAAAATTGTAGGGACCGCAGGAACAGCATTAAAAGCTGCCGATTTAACTGATCTAAATAAGTGTTTTAACGAGGTGGCCAGATTAGGGTACCTTAATACAATTGCGAATTTGAGCACTGAGAGGATGACTGCTTTAGCCTCTTATATGATCGACCATCAGAAAACCTTTACGAACCTCTCTGTAGATGATATCGCTGCTGCTCTGACCGGGACTAATTCTATAGGAGATAAGGACGCTCAGGCTGTCAAGGACCTTTGCAAAGCAATAAATGAGCTTGGCAAACTTGGCGTAGGCAACAATTCTACAACCAAAGAAGCTTTAACCAAGGTATTCACTGACACAAAAGCCACTCTTTCATTGCTTAACGGGAGCTATGGCAATGCCCATAACCTGGGTTCCTATGACCCGCTTGTTGCAGGAAAGATACAGAGTGTTGTAAACATAAACGGCAAGAATTACGTTGTAGTAAAAGCTGACAAGATAGATATGTTTGACGGCAGAGGCTTTCAGGCTGCAGACGGCGAAGAGATCTATGTAGAAGTCGACGCTGCAACAGCTGCAAACATACAGTCTGGTTTAGCAAGCGGAAATAACGAGATAATTATTTCCGGCAACGTTCAGGCTGATGTTAACGGCCATCTCACTATGTCGATGAATGACGGCGGCTATAAGATAGGTACTAATGCAGAACAAGTAACCAGCGAATGGTTTGCCCAGAATTCCGAGTTCTATAAGAGCATGGTGAATTTTATGGCAGCAAACGTGTGGAGCCAGGTAGGTGTTCAAAGCGACTGGCGGACTGGATGGAACTTACTAAGAGGAATTGCCTCTGGACAGATCAATTTCTAAGAACCAGCCAGCGAGAAGAAGTCAAGATACATCATACTAACAAAAGCCCTGAGTTTAAAACCCAGGGCTTTTGTTTTTGTATAGGTTTTTTGATAAAAAATTTGACATATAAATTATAATTATGTAAAATAAAATAACTTTAATAAATATAAATGGGAGGAGCTAATAATGGAAGAAACAAAATCCAGGATGTTAAAGATTGTTTTATCAGGAGTAATAATAATTGCCCTTGTGGCTGGCTTAGGCCCGATATTTGTTAGTTATCTTGCAAAAAAAACTTTTAAACCCCGTAAATTATTAATTCAAGAAGCTCCTTTGAAAATAAAAGCTCACGGTACAATTTCAATTCTTGCGGACAAACTAGTTCTTACAACCCCAAACGGCATAAATAACTACATTATATATACCAAAGATAAAGATATGGATAGGCTAAAAAAATATGCGAACAAAAAAACTGAAGTCTATCTCTTTGGAAAACTTGTGAAGGCTGAAACAAATATGCTTAACAAGGTGAAAATCAGGGCAGATATTGAAGTAGAGAGTTTCGATACTAAAGATTTTAATGCCGGAGAAATAATGACTGCACAGGTTGCCCAGGCAATAAAAGAAAAGCTCAGGGAAAAGGCTGAAATAAAAGCAAAGGTGTTTGCTAAATTGGGATTGCCTAAAGATTCAATCCTGGAAGTTATAAGCGGCAAATTAAAAGTTGTGAATTGTATAGTTTTTCAGGGAGGGAGCAAACAAATTCGAGGCCTTAATCTATTGATACAGGATAAATACGGAGATTTATATGCTTTAAGAGCTGACGACCCAAAATACTCTGCAGAAAAATTTAAGAAGCTGGCAAGTGCAGATTTAGACGTAGTAGTTACGGGCCATTTAACTGTGCCTAATCCCAATTTGTTGATCCCGGGATTAAATAACTATATGATGTTTGTCGCAAAAGATATATATAATAATGATGATAAACTGAGCGAATTGAACCTCCAATAGTCCCAAAAAATAGTAATAGCAGGTATTGTGCTTTTTAAAAGGTTACCAGAAAGTTTCTTGTTATTTGTCGGTTTTCTTTCGTTCCTGTTTCCAATGGCTGGTTGTAAAGATAAGAAACCAATTATTGTAAAACCTGTTGATAAGTCTTTATTGTTTTCAAAAGTCCGAGGAGAACTTCTGATTTCAAAAGCCGGGCTATTGATAATTAATAATTTGTCTGGGAATTTTGTTTTAGAAGGAAATAAAGACGGGCTTAAGGAACTGGCAGGAAAAGATGTGTCAGTATTCGGAAAAATGAAAGTGAAAAACCCCGCATCTGTTGACGGGAAAGAGATAAAATATAACATTGAAATCTCTACATTTTCTACAGGTGAATTGAAAATAGGCGAAGACTTCAATAAAGATAACTAACATTATAAAAACTTCTTCGGAAAAAATAAATAGATATTTAATTACCCATCATTTCATTTCAATCCTGAACAATGACTCCATCTACCCTATTCCGCTCCAGGTAAATAGATCAAGCCAGAATAAGCAAAAAATGTTTATTCAATCATTTAAAGCCATATTTCGCCATTTATTACAAAACCTGCTGGCCGCATATGTTTCGAAAGCATTTTTCAAATATTTTACAGATTTCACATATTTTTCACAAATAATTTATTATTTGTTTACACGTTGTCAGTATAACTTTATCAAGACAAAAAGTCTATTTTTTATAACGCTTGGTGAATTTGGATTAAAGGTTTGATACTGTCAGAAAAAGGGGATGATATAAATGGGAACGATGGTATTGATAATTGAAGACGAGCAAGATATGGCGAACTTGATAAGGGACAGGCTTGAGAATGAGGGGTATCAGACAGATGTCGCTTATACGGGAGCAGATGCGATAAAGGAATTAAGAGAGAAAAAACCCGACATAGTGACCCTGGACCTTTACTTGCCCGATATAAACGGCCTTAACATTTTAAAAGAGCTGAAATCGAACCCCAATACCTACAAAATACCGGTTATCATAGTTTCATCGAGCGAAGAAGAAGATAATGCTATCGGCCTTGGAGCTGATAAATTCATAAAAAAGCCTATAAACTTTGTTAAACTATTTTCAGTCCTTAATGACGCAAAAACAAAAATCGCCCGGTCGAACAAAGAAAGCGCAGTAAAAAAATAAGAAATATTTTATGCATAAAATTTATTTAAAATCATTATTTAGAATATCAAAGAAAAGCCATAAGGTTACAACCTGGTTTGTTGTAGCCTTTTTACTGTTAGGATCTCTAGTGCCGGCCTATAACGCTGTAGAGATGAAGGCGTTAATGCTGAGCGCTCAAATCTTTACCGACAAACCGTTTATGGCGGAATATTATAATATATTAGAGTTCAGCCAGAATATTGTAAACGGCTTCTATATAGCGCAATGCATAGCAAAAGGAGTATCGCCGAAGGCGAGCAAGAAATCGCTGCCGAAAAAAGATATCAGAAATAATGACAGGGCGGCTGCTTCAGGTTCTATAACGCAGTATGAAAAGAATGAAAATCTAGGTTTTGCACAGGCTCAAGTTTCAGCTGCAAATCTTTTTTGTTATACAGAGGCACTGTGGCAGGGAGAGGTTTTTAAGTTAGGGGTAAGCCCCAGGGATAGTATCGAGTTTTATATATTAGTTTTATTTTTAATGTTATTTCTACTGCCCAGAGGCAGCCTTGATCCGAGTGTAATTAATTTAAATACAAATAATTTATGGATAGGAAACCCAGCTAAATAAAAAAGCTGGGTTTTTTATTTGTGGAGGGAAACATGTTTACCAGAATTAATTCGGCAAAAGAATCAATCAATGAAGGGATGAAAATCTTAAAACAAAAGTTACTTATGATCTGGGAGTACATAACTAAACTGCCCGCTTCAGCGGACCGGGCTCTGTACCGTTTTTTTGTTTCGAAATACCCGAAGCAGATAACTTCAATGGTAACGCTGGCATGTTTTATAATAAGCACAATGTGGTCAAGTGGTTATAGTACGTGGCAGGAAGACCGTGACCGTATAAAAAGACAAATGGCAAGCCAGCAGAATGTGATGGGTACACAGAGCTGGGGCTCAGTCAACCAGATGCAAAATAATAGCGGCATGACATCATATTTTGACCAGGCGAGCAACCAGGTATATAACTTCAACAAAGCCGGCCAGCTCGTAGAGATAATAGACAAAACAAAGAATTTAGTCACGACTTTTTCACCGAATTCTGAAGATCAAAATAAGACTGATACAAAGCTTTTTACCTTAAACCCCGACGGGACAAGAACGGAAATAAAAGCTCAGGGAGTAGGCGATGCTGTAGGCGCGGTTGGCCAGAACATAGGCGGCCGTTTTGCACAATGGCAAAATAATTTGAGCCGTATAATAAACACCATAACATCGCAGATGATCAATGCCTACCAATCGTGGCTGGCCAATGGCGGGCCAAATGAAGGGCAGTCCGTCCAGGGGACATCCGCAGCAGGGCCTCAGCAAAATGTGGCGTCAAACCAGAATAATACGCAGAGTGCACAAGGGTTTCAGCCCTTTGGATCCCGTATGCTTCAAGAAGCCTCAGCTTTAGTGGAAGGGTTCTCTAATTTTGGCAAGGCCGTATCCGGGCTTACAGACAAGGCAAAGGCCCAGATAACCTTATTCCTGTCGCGAATAGTAAATACAGTAATGAAGAACAAACAAAAAGACGGAGCAGACTCGCAGGTAAGCATGGAAGATATTATAAAGGCGGCGAAACATTACGGGATAGATTTAACTGCCGTAAAATCAGATATAGAAGGATTAAAGGCAGCGTTAAAGACAGGACCGGTAATAGCGCATTTGGATTTTGGAAATGGTAAAACTGAGTTTGCAATCGTCTTAAGCATAACAAACGGTAAAGTTGCCTATATAGGTGAAGACGGCAAGACTAGAAAAACCATGTCTTTAGATGAATTCAATAAATTGTGGACCAAAAAGATGCTTACGCAGGACGGGGCAGGTGTCGGCTTAGACGCTGATACGCGAAAAAATACAAAGGGCAGGTTCTATGTAGATTTATTTAAGAATATATGGTCATCTTTCACAGGCAGGCCGGACGGTTCAAGGTCCTCGCCTCAACCCGATGGTATGAGCAAGGCAGCCAAAGAAGTGATCGATCAGTATACGAAGGATGGCGTAATAGATTTTGCTGGTTTAGCGAAAGCATTACAAAGCAAAGGGGATGTGGATCTGTTTAAAGCAGTGATAAATCAGTTATCAAAGAGTAAGCCTCAACATGGTCCTGATATGGGGATTGCAAACTGGATGCCGTGGAATAGGGGAAATATGAAGGCTGTAGCGCAGCTCTTAGATAATATGACGGATGCAAGTTTTCTAAAGAAGGCCGTAGAGAGCGGCGGGTTGAGCAGAAGAGTAGAAAGAGCAATAAACAAGCGGATAGATGAGTTAGGCGGAGTAACACCTCCGATAAATGGTCCGGTTATGCCTGCGCCGATTCCGATGCCTGCACCGCAGCCTCCTACGGAACCCGGAGAGATAGGGCAGGCAGCGATAAATTTGATCAATCAGTTCACGAAGAACGGGGTGATAGATTATGCAGGATTAACGAAGGAGCTTAAGGCCAGTGGGAACACGGATCTTGCAATAGCGGTCATAAAGAGGATAGATAAGCCTGAGTGTCAGAGCCAGATGTGGGGTGACCTGTTAACAAATATTACCGATAGGATGAAAAATAATCCAGGCAGTGTTACGGCTGAAGAGCTTAACAAGGTATTAGGCGGAATAAAAGACTTCATGAATTCAGATAATTGGAAAGGGCTGCAGGGTGAAGAGAAAGGTAAGGTTATCGGCAGTTTGATCGGGGCGCTTAAAGCTGTTCTGGATAAGGGTATAAGCGTTGACAAGGAAGCATTCTGGAAGGCGTATGATGCCGTAGCAGGGTTCCTGGGCAAGAACTGGCAGAACGGGCTAGCAGGGGTGTCAAAGTCCTTGCGGGAGAATTTGCTTAAGTCATTCGTAGATTTTACCGAAAGCGTCTTGACTACTACATCTAACGTGGTGGATGGCGCGCAGCGTGCGAATGTCCTCAACCAGTCCGTGATGGTAGTTACCGTTCAGATGAGAGAGATGTATAAGGATAAAAATTACATAGGCTCTGATATACTAAAAGCCCTGGAAAACAAGATAGTTGACCTGACAGCCAATTTTATAAAGAGTGATTCCTATAAAGGGTTGAACGAGGGCCAGCAGAATGGTGTACTCTGGACATTTAACCGCTTGGCTATAGAACTATTTTGGCGTCCGCAAGATAATGATGCCAATAAAGCGTTGCAGGGGAAAGTAACGGACATATTTAAGAGTGCGATACAATCCGGGACTTTAAATCAAAAGGCATTTTTGATCAACGAGATAACGCATTTATTCCGGACAACGCAGATGCATAACGGCGCTGCAGCCGGAAAGGTAATGGATTCATTTAAAGGAATAAATGTCGGTGCTATTATAGATAACTTCATGGCAAAACTTGGTGATGGCTCTGTAAACGCGGATGAGAGGGGTAACATAGCTATAGCGTTAGGGAATCTATTGCTGCATAAGGGTGACATAGACTCGCACACAGGCACCAAAGATATTAGTTCCAGGACAAATACGATATTAACAGGATTGAACAGCTTCTTATCAGATGTCAATAATAACAAAATAAGTATTTCTTGGCAAAACCGCAACGGGCTTGTTCATATATTAGGCGGAGTACTTAACCAGATGATGAGCAATGGAACGCATAGGCAAGGGGTGGCTGCATCGCTGATGTCTCAATTTGTGACATTTGTAGATAAGAGTATGCATTTAAGCGATGCTGAAGGCGGCAATATAAACCTGCGTGTTTCTGCGGTAAATATGTTGTCCATATTTCACGATTCAGCAAAGCGGGCCGGGGATAACGCATTGGCAGGCACGATAAAAACAAAGTTATTAGGGTTGACCGGTACAGAGTTGAGAAACTTCATTTCAGATGTACAGAAGAACATGGCAGGTTTAACAGGCATAAATGCCGATGCCGGGGCCTGGTTCTTAAGTTCGCTAACAAATATAGCCAGGTTCCATATTGAATCAAAAACAGGCCAGATAACGAAGGATACTATAAGATCAATCGTAGGAACCATAAAGAACTGGGTAACAGACCCGAAGAATCTGGCTGATATGAGAAACATAGGCTATCAAATAGCTGTTTTTGCGGATCTTGATAAGTTAGTAAAAACTATGAAAGCAAGTAATATGGAGATAGGCAGAAATCTGCAGAAATCGTTGGATTCTATATTTGTCATGACAGAAAGTTTGGAGGACGGAGTCCGTGCAGAAATAGAAAAGCTGATAGGCAAACCTGACACAACAAAGGCAGCGGCTAATATAATAAGTCAATATACGAAGGACGGTGTTCTGGATTTTGCAGGATTGGCAAAGGCGTTAGAGGCCAAAGGTGACGTGGATTTGTTCAAGGCAGTGATAAACCAATTATCAGAAGGCAATAAAGTATTAAAGAGCGCGGTCCTGCGCGGCCCTGATATGGGGATACCTGATGGAGAAGTGTTTGTTGATAAAGTTGCAAACTGGATGCCGTGGAATAGGGGGAACATGAAGGCGGTATCGCAGTTATTGGAGAAAATGACCGATGTAAGTTTCCTTGAGAAGGCGGCTGAGAGCGGCGGGTTAAGCAGGCGTGTAGTAAGTGCAATAAACAAGCGGATAGAAGAGTTAGGCGGCAAGAAGGTATTTAGAACACAAACCAATGTTTCCGATAATGGTACCAAAATTGCTACAGGTGTCCAGGGCACTACCCAATCAGATGCTCAAAAGGTTATTTCAGCTATCAGCGAGTGGCTTAAAAAGTATGCTTCAGCAAGTGCTGAGGAACAGGCAAAAATGGCGGCAACTCTAGGGTTGTCTAAGGACCAGCTGGTTAAGCTTTCTGTTGATGGGGCGCAGGGGATAATCGATTACCTGCAAAAACAGGGCAAAGACATATTTAACTGTGCGATTGCGGCATTGAAAAACCTTGCTTCAGGCCAGGATATAGGCGATCTGGCGATGTCTGCTATTCTCGTAGATGTTTTAACAGGGAATTTTGGCAAAAACCTTGAAAACCCGGACCAGCAGATGCAGTTGAGCATGTTTGCAATACAGAAGACCGCAGAGAAAAACGGCATTAATTTAAGCGCCTACAATACAGATTTAAAGACAGCCCTGGATAATTTGAAGGCCGGCCAGAGTCTGGTTGTACATGTAGGTGGCGATCATTATATAACTCTTACCAGGAATGAAAAAGGAGAGCTTGTCTCTCAGGATTCAAGGGATAAAAGCACGAATACTTTCAAATCAATGGATGATCTTCAGGCCTGGATGAAAAGTAAAAACTATACGGGCGACGCAAACGGTAACTATAACGTCCTTACTTCAGGTAATTTAGACGGCAAAGCCACAAAACTTTCAACTGAACAGACAAAGTCTATCCGGGGAGCAAGAGAAGCATGTTGTTTTGCGGCAGGAACAAAGATTTTAATGGCAGACAACAGCCAAAAAAATATTGAGGAAGTAAAAGTCGGCGAGATGGTGCTTGGTTTTGACGGCACAAAGAATATGCCAGAGGAAGTGCTTGAACTAATACAGCCGGTAAGAGACCATATATATATATTAACATTTGATGAAGGGACTATCTTAAAACTTACAAATGACCATCCGCTTCGTACAGAAGAAGGCTGGAAATCACTCGACCCTAGTGCTACGAGGAGAAATTATGCCGGGTTGAGAGGAGAAGTTTTAAAAACATTGGCTATAGGAGACAGGGTACAAAAAAGCGATGGTTCATTTGGTAAATTAGTATCTATAGAATATAAACCTGGTTTAGTACAAACCTATAGTTTTAGTAAAGTCTCTGGATATAAAACTTTTTACGCAAATTTTATGCTGACTCATAACTGCGACGGCAGTAATGGGGGTAATAAGGATAAAGACAAAGACAAAGACAAAGACAAAGGCAATGGCAAAGACAAAGACAAAGACAAAGATAAAGATAAAGATAAAGATAAAGATAAGGACAAAGATAAAGGTGACGGTGGCGGCGGCGGTGGCCGCCGTAACAGTGATGATGTAGATGAAGATGCTGCAAGAAGATATGCAGCAGCAAACGGCGCAAAGGAAGGAAGCGATGAATATGAGCGAAGGAAGTGGGAGTCTATCACCTATCAACGCGACGGCAAAAATGCCGAGGGCGGACGTGGTGAAAGTAAATACAATACTACAGGCCGATTTAGTGCGGCTGCGCAGGCTGCTGTTACGGCTTTCGGCGCTGCGATGGGTAAGATCAATGATGCCTATAAGGCTTTGAAAAACCCGACGGCTTTCGGGTTCAAAGACTATAATCAGGCATACAAGGCGTATCAGGATCTGGTAAAGGAAACACAGAAACAAATATCCGAGAAATTTGGGGTAAAGGAAAAAGATGTCAAATTCAACAGTAAAGATAGAAGTTTTTCGTTTACGGCACAAGTTGACAAATTAAAACTTAATAACGACAAAGTGACTTTTGATGCTAATCAAAGCTTACATGTAACTATTGCTAATGACGGCAAAATTGAGGCCAGCGGAAAACTATACGGCTCTGCAAAGGACAGCCTCGGCAATGAACAGAAAAACTATTTTGACAATATTAAATTGGCAGTAACAAATGATGGAGTATCTTTAGCCAGGGCGGATTTCCATATACAGAAAGAGTTTTTTGTTCAAAAACCACCAGCAGCAGGCGGCGGTGGCGATGG
This genomic stretch from Candidatus Liberimonas magnetica harbors:
- a CDS encoding response regulator, encoding MGTMVLIIEDEQDMANLIRDRLENEGYQTDVAYTGADAIKELREKKPDIVTLDLYLPDINGLNILKELKSNPNTYKIPVIIVSSSEEEDNAIGLGADKFIKKPINFVKLFSVLNDAKTKIARSNKESAVKK